The Kitasatospora sp. NBC_00374 genome has a segment encoding these proteins:
- a CDS encoding creatininase family protein, giving the protein MAVLPVGSFEQHGAHLPLTTDTVIASVIAQRIATDYDLFLLPPITMSCSHEHASMAGTVSISAATLYAVVNDIWKSLQASGITGLIVVNGHGGNYVLSNVVQEANTTGRNLALFPVREDWHRAREDAGLESTGAADMHGGELEVSLLLHGAPHLIRDGIEGDDHSAPERPHLLTLGMTGYTENGIIGSPSLATSVKGKAILDSLTRSAAAHLEVLSAS; this is encoded by the coding sequence GTGGCTGTCCTCCCCGTCGGCAGCTTCGAACAGCACGGGGCGCACCTGCCCCTCACCACCGACACCGTGATCGCCAGCGTGATCGCTCAGCGCATCGCCACCGACTACGACCTGTTCCTCCTGCCACCCATCACCATGTCGTGCTCCCACGAGCACGCGTCCATGGCGGGCACTGTGAGCATCAGTGCGGCCACGCTCTACGCGGTGGTCAACGACATCTGGAAGTCACTCCAGGCCTCCGGCATCACCGGGCTGATCGTCGTCAACGGCCACGGCGGCAACTACGTGCTCTCCAACGTCGTCCAGGAGGCCAACACCACCGGCCGCAACCTCGCGCTCTTCCCGGTCCGGGAAGACTGGCACCGGGCTCGCGAGGACGCAGGCCTGGAGAGCACCGGCGCGGCAGACATGCACGGCGGCGAGCTGGAAGTCTCGCTCCTGCTCCACGGCGCCCCACACCTCATCCGGGACGGGATCGAGGGGGACGACCACTCGGCCCCCGAGCGCCCGCACCTGCTCACCCTGGGCATGACCGGCTACACCGAGAACGGCATCATCGGCAGCCCGTCCCTGGCCACCTCGGTGAAGGGAAAGGCGATCCTGGACAGCCTGACCCGATCCGCAGCGGCCCACCTGGAAGTCCTGAGCGCGAGCTGA
- a CDS encoding ATP-binding protein, producing the protein MIRSTGARERVNPRREEDLPAGSGCWLPRSRRSAGQARSALRSFLLERGHSERFLDVGQLVLSELVTNAVEHARTPGRLIAVKFEIAAADQLRIEVHDASDRRPVPPTDVDVDVAAESGRGLWLVERLAVAWGCSPRPGGVGKFVWAVVGPVEGES; encoded by the coding sequence ATGATCAGGTCGACGGGCGCGCGGGAAAGGGTCAATCCGCGCCGAGAAGAGGATCTGCCTGCCGGATCAGGATGCTGGCTGCCGCGCAGCCGTAGGTCCGCCGGCCAGGCCCGGTCCGCTCTTCGAAGCTTCCTGCTGGAGCGGGGGCATTCCGAACGGTTCCTCGATGTCGGTCAGTTGGTTCTGTCGGAGCTGGTGACCAATGCGGTGGAGCACGCCCGGACGCCCGGGCGGTTGATCGCGGTCAAGTTCGAGATTGCGGCGGCTGATCAGCTCCGGATCGAGGTGCACGACGCGAGCGACCGGCGACCGGTCCCGCCGACGGACGTTGACGTCGACGTCGCCGCAGAGTCGGGGCGCGGTCTGTGGCTGGTGGAGAGGCTGGCGGTGGCGTGGGGGTGTTCTCCGCGTCCGGGTGGTGTCGGGAAGTTCGTGTGGGCCGTGGTCGGTCCGGTGGAAGGGGAGTCATGA
- a CDS encoding DUF5994 family protein — translation MPTQSPSPSPLLPRLALETSLARNGMFDGAWWPRTRDLEAELPDLITALSAHYGPIVRVGLDTSTWDTVPRSVQVAGLLVRIGRFSASGDTMSLTRGLQDQFVLLVIPPDTAAHTATAAMTRAATAGNHATATDLLRTRAA, via the coding sequence ATGCCGACACAGTCACCCTCACCCTCACCACTGCTCCCGCGCCTCGCCCTGGAGACCAGCCTCGCCCGCAACGGCATGTTCGACGGCGCCTGGTGGCCCCGGACCCGCGACCTCGAAGCCGAACTCCCGGACCTGATCACCGCACTGTCCGCCCACTACGGCCCCATCGTCCGGGTCGGGCTGGACACCTCCACCTGGGACACCGTGCCCCGCTCCGTCCAGGTCGCCGGCCTGCTCGTGCGGATCGGCCGCTTCAGCGCCAGCGGCGACACCATGAGCCTCACCCGCGGCCTCCAGGACCAGTTCGTCCTCCTGGTCATCCCCCCGGACACCGCCGCCCACACGGCCACCGCCGCCATGACCCGCGCCGCCACCGCGGGCAACCACGCCACCGCCACCGACCTCCTGCGCACCCGCGCGGCCTGA
- a CDS encoding CBS domain-containing protein, with protein MAILMTPPTVATAAGTVGAVMAAPDYQITDDTSIDRANDVLRGANVPYLVLRDHDGRCSGLVTRAQLAPFLADPRLAERVPIRDVAHDQGPYAWPEMAVDTAAVAMQVRSLQAWPVVDDEGFLLGVLTPDRLARAVYEG; from the coding sequence ATGGCCATTCTGATGACACCGCCGACGGTGGCGACGGCTGCGGGCACCGTCGGAGCCGTGATGGCCGCGCCCGACTACCAGATCACCGACGACACCAGCATCGACCGGGCCAATGACGTCCTGCGCGGGGCGAACGTCCCGTACCTGGTGCTGCGCGACCACGACGGCCGCTGCTCCGGCCTGGTGACGAGGGCTCAGCTGGCCCCGTTCCTCGCCGATCCGCGTCTCGCCGAGCGCGTTCCGATCCGGGACGTCGCCCATGACCAGGGGCCGTACGCCTGGCCGGAGATGGCCGTCGACACGGCGGCCGTGGCGATGCAGGTCAGGTCGCTGCAGGCGTGGCCGGTGGTGGACGACGAGGGCTTCCTGCTGGGAGTGCTCACACCCGACCGGCTCGCCCGGGCGGTCTACGAAGGGTGA
- a CDS encoding FHA domain-containing protein, with product MTSLEFRTQVARPSQVERDRALDVLREGVGNGQLSHDTFIRRMELVLTARSRAELATVVADLQTYGRFQRAVLRGVAKVSAFQVRLRRTWETEQLPGLRLPGPGAARVVIGRQTGADLRLGDASVSRVHAELRPAADGWVLQDLGSSNGTFVNGLRVVGAVSVRAGDQVRFGRLGFQLIVE from the coding sequence ATGACCTCTCTCGAGTTCCGCACCCAGGTGGCCCGGCCGTCGCAGGTCGAGCGTGACCGGGCGCTGGACGTACTGCGGGAGGGAGTGGGCAACGGGCAGCTGTCGCACGACACGTTCATCCGGCGGATGGAGCTCGTGCTGACCGCCCGGAGCCGGGCCGAGCTGGCCACGGTGGTGGCCGATCTGCAGACGTACGGGCGGTTCCAGCGGGCGGTGCTGCGCGGGGTGGCCAAGGTGTCGGCCTTCCAGGTCCGGCTGCGGCGGACGTGGGAGACCGAGCAGCTGCCCGGCCTGCGGCTGCCGGGGCCGGGGGCGGCCCGGGTGGTGATCGGCCGGCAGACCGGCGCGGACCTGCGGCTGGGCGACGCCTCGGTGTCGCGGGTCCACGCCGAGCTGCGGCCCGCGGCGGACGGCTGGGTGCTGCAGGACCTGGGCTCCAGCAACGGGACGTTCGTGAACGGCCTGCGGGTGGTGGGCGCGGTGTCCGTGCGGGCCGGGGACCAGGTGCGGTTCGGGCGGCTCGGCTTCCAGCTGATCGTGGAGTGA
- a CDS encoding hydrogenase maturation protein — MRILLLASAFNSLTQRVHVDLRRRGHTVAVELAPGEDALRVTLGRFAPDLVVAPMLTRAVPEDVWRRYTVLIVHPGPPGDRGPSSLDWAIADGAAEWGVTVLQAVAEMDAGPVWASASFPVPPCGKSELYRTEVADAAAAAVALAVERFAGGGFVPAAGATGPLRPYHAQEFRRIDWAADPTATVLRRLRAADSQPGVLDTLFGREYFLHGGHPEDRLRGAPGSVLATRDGAICRATADGAVWIPQLRPRRVPGGPATYKLPAARVLGGLLAGVPEVPVEPAAAARRETWSELRYRERDGVGHLEFAFPGGAMSTGQCERLLAAYREACARPTSVLVLGPARDFFSNGIHLNVIEAAEDPGEESWRNINAMDDLVEAVLTTEKLTVSALAGNAAAGGLMLAIAADEVWCRASAVLNPHYRLMGLYGSEYWTYTLPRRVGEHHAGRLTSAALPVGAAEAAELGLVDRVWAGDAARFRARVEREAAALAASPALADRLLAKKRRRARDEELRPAAAYRADELARMRRNFFDPGEPYHGLRRAFVHRTGPAGTPEHLRVGPGAGGVREVSAGRGRTGGPRDRA; from the coding sequence GTGCGCATCCTGCTGCTGGCCAGCGCGTTCAACAGCCTCACCCAGCGCGTCCACGTCGACCTGCGCCGGCGCGGCCACACCGTCGCCGTCGAGCTGGCGCCGGGGGAGGACGCGCTGCGGGTGACGCTGGGCCGCTTCGCGCCGGACCTGGTGGTGGCCCCGATGCTGACCCGGGCGGTGCCGGAGGACGTCTGGCGCCGGTACACCGTGCTGATCGTGCACCCCGGGCCGCCGGGCGACCGCGGCCCGTCCTCGCTGGACTGGGCGATCGCGGACGGCGCCGCCGAGTGGGGTGTGACGGTGCTGCAGGCGGTCGCCGAGATGGACGCCGGGCCGGTCTGGGCGTCCGCGTCGTTCCCCGTACCGCCGTGCGGGAAGAGCGAGTTGTACCGGACCGAGGTCGCCGACGCGGCCGCCGCGGCGGTGGCGCTGGCCGTCGAGCGGTTCGCCGGCGGCGGCTTCGTCCCGGCGGCGGGTGCCACCGGACCCCTGCGCCCGTACCACGCGCAGGAGTTCCGGCGGATCGACTGGGCCGCCGACCCCACCGCGACGGTGCTGCGCAGGCTGCGCGCCGCGGACTCCCAGCCCGGTGTGCTGGACACGCTGTTCGGCCGGGAGTACTTCCTGCACGGCGGTCACCCGGAGGACCGGCTGCGCGGGGCGCCGGGTTCCGTGCTGGCGACCAGGGACGGTGCGATCTGCCGGGCCACCGCGGACGGCGCGGTCTGGATCCCGCAGCTGCGCCCGCGCAGGGTGCCGGGCGGCCCGGCGACGTACAAGCTGCCGGCGGCGCGGGTGCTGGGCGGGCTGCTGGCGGGGGTGCCCGAGGTGCCGGTGGAGCCGGCCGCGGCGGCCCGGCGGGAGACCTGGTCCGAGCTGCGCTACCGGGAGCGGGACGGGGTCGGCCACCTGGAGTTCGCCTTTCCCGGCGGGGCGATGAGCACGGGTCAGTGCGAACGGCTGCTGGCCGCGTACCGCGAGGCGTGCGCCCGGCCGACGTCGGTGCTGGTGCTCGGGCCGGCCCGGGACTTCTTCTCCAACGGCATCCACCTCAACGTGATCGAGGCGGCCGAGGACCCGGGTGAGGAGTCCTGGCGGAACATCAACGCCATGGACGACCTGGTCGAGGCGGTGCTGACCACGGAGAAGCTGACCGTGTCGGCGCTGGCGGGCAACGCCGCGGCCGGCGGGCTGATGCTGGCGATCGCCGCGGACGAGGTGTGGTGCCGGGCCTCGGCGGTGCTCAACCCGCACTACCGGCTGATGGGGCTGTACGGCTCGGAGTACTGGACGTACACGCTGCCGCGCCGGGTCGGCGAGCACCACGCCGGTCGGCTGACCTCGGCGGCGCTGCCGGTCGGGGCGGCGGAGGCGGCCGAGCTGGGCCTGGTGGACCGGGTGTGGGCGGGCGACGCGGCCCGGTTCCGGGCCCGGGTGGAGCGGGAGGCGGCGGCGCTGGCGGCCTCGCCGGCCCTGGCCGACCGGCTGCTCGCGAAGAAGCGGCGGCGCGCCCGGGACGAGGAGCTGCGCCCGGCGGCGGCCTACCGTGCGGACGAACTGGCCCGGATGCGAAGGAACTTCTTCGATCCGGGCGAGCCGTACCACGGGCTGCGCCGGGCCTTCGTGCACCGGACCGGACCGGCCGGGACGCCGGAACACCTGCGGGTGGGGCCGGGAGCCGGGGGCGTCCGGGAGGTCAGCGCGGGCAGAGGCAGAACGGGTGGCCCGCGGGATCGAGCATGA
- a CDS encoding VOC family protein, producing the protein MPGFADLAMVTIDCADPAALAEFYAGVLGWEIAHSQAEYAMLANPVEGGAPIGFGRVDDYRPAPWPNPNGSKQFHLDFHVDDVELAVARAQELGAVRPDHQPGGDGWTVMLDPAGHPFCLCPR; encoded by the coding sequence ATGCCCGGATTCGCCGACCTCGCCATGGTCACCATCGACTGCGCCGACCCGGCCGCACTCGCCGAGTTCTACGCCGGCGTGCTCGGCTGGGAGATCGCCCACAGCCAGGCCGAGTACGCGATGCTGGCCAACCCGGTCGAGGGCGGCGCCCCGATCGGGTTCGGCCGGGTCGACGACTACCGGCCCGCGCCGTGGCCCAACCCGAACGGCAGCAAGCAGTTCCACCTGGACTTCCACGTGGACGACGTGGAGCTCGCCGTCGCCCGGGCCCAGGAGCTCGGCGCCGTCCGGCCCGACCACCAGCCCGGCGGCGACGGCTGGACGGTCATGCTCGATCCCGCGGGCCACCCGTTCTGCCTCTGCCCGCGCTGA
- a CDS encoding MarR family winged helix-turn-helix transcriptional regulator: MPEMSEDDLAAISQLRSSAMRLARRLRNQRVEESLSPTEIGVLGTLGRCGSATPGELARREHVQPPSMTRIIAMLEEKGLVRREPHPEDRRQVVVSSTDQADEMLAESRRKRNAWLADLAGGLTEEEWAQLRAAAPVLYKLAHL, from the coding sequence ATGCCCGAGATGTCCGAGGACGACCTGGCGGCGATCAGCCAGCTGCGTTCGTCCGCGATGCGCCTTGCCCGCCGGCTGCGAAACCAGCGGGTCGAGGAGTCGTTGAGTCCCACCGAGATCGGGGTGCTCGGCACCCTCGGCCGGTGCGGCAGTGCCACCCCCGGCGAGCTCGCCAGGCGTGAGCACGTCCAGCCGCCGTCCATGACCAGGATCATCGCGATGCTGGAGGAGAAGGGGCTGGTGCGGCGTGAGCCGCACCCGGAGGACCGCCGTCAGGTGGTCGTCAGCAGCACCGACCAGGCGGACGAGATGCTCGCCGAGTCCCGCCGGAAGCGGAACGCCTGGCTGGCCGACCTGGCCGGCGGGCTCACCGAGGAGGAGTGGGCGCAGCTGCGTGCGGCGGCGCCCGTGCTCTACAAGCTGGCGCACCTCTGA
- a CDS encoding MFS transporter, translated as MFSSLRVRNYRYFFAGQIVSNSGTWMQRIAQDWLVLSLTGSPFAVGVTTAMQFLPMLLLGLWGGVLADRLPKRRLLIVTQGVMGLLAAGLAVLTVTGAVTEYWVYLFALLLGLVTVVDNPTRQAFVSEMVGPKDLSNAVSLNAANFQCARLVGPAIAGLLIAAVGSGWAFAVNALSFAAVIGGLLAMRTSELRPTAPIAREKGQLREGLRYVRERPELLWPMVLAGFIGTFGFNFPTLLSGFAHDTFKVGPGQYGLLNTAMAAGSLVGALLAARRGMPRLRGLVAAALAFGALEVLAAFAPGFWTFAILLTLIGVFGLTFNTSVNSALQLATDPAMRGRVMGLLVLVFTGGTPIGAPLVGWVTAEYGPRVGLLACGLVSAVAAGVVGLVLARAADLKVRVDLHRGSRVVTVVPRTVSRQQLATAS; from the coding sequence ATGTTCTCCTCCCTGAGGGTCCGTAACTACCGCTACTTCTTCGCCGGCCAGATCGTCTCCAACTCGGGGACGTGGATGCAGCGGATCGCCCAGGACTGGCTGGTCCTCAGCCTGACCGGCAGCCCGTTCGCGGTCGGTGTCACGACGGCGATGCAGTTCCTCCCGATGCTGCTGCTGGGCCTGTGGGGCGGCGTCCTCGCCGACCGGCTGCCCAAGCGGCGTCTGCTGATCGTGACCCAGGGTGTGATGGGTCTGCTGGCCGCCGGGCTCGCGGTGCTGACCGTCACCGGTGCGGTGACCGAGTACTGGGTCTACCTGTTCGCGCTGCTGCTCGGCCTGGTGACGGTGGTGGACAACCCCACCCGGCAGGCCTTCGTCAGCGAGATGGTCGGTCCGAAGGACCTGTCCAACGCGGTCAGCCTGAACGCCGCCAACTTCCAGTGCGCGCGGCTGGTCGGCCCGGCGATCGCCGGTCTGCTGATCGCCGCCGTCGGCAGCGGCTGGGCCTTCGCGGTCAACGCGCTGTCCTTCGCCGCCGTGATCGGCGGACTGCTGGCGATGCGGACGAGCGAGCTGCGGCCCACCGCGCCGATCGCCCGGGAGAAGGGCCAGCTGCGCGAGGGCCTGCGCTATGTGCGCGAGCGTCCGGAGCTGCTCTGGCCGATGGTGCTGGCCGGGTTCATCGGGACGTTCGGCTTCAACTTCCCGACCCTGCTCTCCGGTTTCGCCCACGACACCTTCAAGGTGGGCCCCGGCCAGTACGGTCTGCTGAACACCGCGATGGCGGCCGGTTCACTGGTCGGCGCGCTGCTCGCGGCGCGGCGGGGGATGCCCCGGCTGCGCGGCCTGGTCGCCGCGGCGCTGGCCTTCGGCGCGCTGGAGGTGCTGGCCGCGTTCGCGCCCGGGTTCTGGACGTTCGCGATCCTGCTGACCCTGATCGGCGTGTTCGGGCTGACCTTCAACACCTCGGTGAACTCGGCGCTGCAGCTGGCCACCGACCCCGCGATGCGCGGTCGGGTGATGGGCCTGCTGGTCCTGGTCTTCACCGGCGGTACGCCGATCGGTGCGCCGCTGGTCGGCTGGGTGACCGCCGAGTACGGTCCGCGGGTCGGTCTGCTGGCCTGCGGCCTGGTGTCCGCCGTCGCGGCGGGCGTGGTGGGCCTGGTGCTGGCCCGCGCCGCGGACCTGAAGGTGCGGGTCGACCTGCACCGGGGCAGCCGGGTGGTGACCGTGGTGCCGCGGACGGTGTCCAGGCAGCAGCTGGCCACGGCCAGTTGA
- a CDS encoding GNAT family N-acetyltransferase: MKIRTGGPADAPATLALLDAAVAWLVSLGRTGQWGDQPWTSHRKAVERTERYARDYLLRVAEDADGRTVGVCVLAEEGPEYATAVDRPELYVRLLVTDRAHKGSGIGAALIADAVEETRRRGRGLLRVDCYAGDDRSLVAQYERLGFTPTESFEVDQSGTPWPGQLLEIRL; encoded by the coding sequence ATGAAAATCCGCACCGGGGGGCCCGCCGACGCCCCCGCCACCCTGGCCCTGCTCGACGCCGCCGTCGCCTGGCTGGTCTCCCTGGGCCGGACCGGCCAGTGGGGCGACCAGCCGTGGACCAGCCATCGGAAGGCCGTCGAGCGCACCGAGCGGTACGCCCGCGACTACCTGCTGCGGGTGGCCGAGGACGCGGACGGCCGTACCGTCGGCGTCTGCGTGCTCGCCGAGGAGGGCCCGGAGTACGCGACCGCCGTCGACCGGCCCGAGCTGTACGTCAGGCTGCTGGTCACCGACCGCGCGCACAAGGGCTCCGGGATCGGCGCCGCGCTGATCGCCGACGCCGTCGAGGAGACCCGACGGCGCGGCCGCGGCCTGCTGCGGGTGGACTGCTACGCGGGCGACGACCGGAGCCTGGTCGCCCAGTACGAGCGGCTCGGGTTCACCCCGACCGAGTCCTTCGAGGTCGACCAGTCCGGCACCCCGTGGCCCGGACAGCTCCTGGAGATCCGGCTCTGA
- the thpR gene encoding RNA 2',3'-cyclic phosphodiesterase produces the protein MRLFVAVNPPTAAIQELVDAAAPLMDMPGADRLRWSEVAGWHLTLAFLGEVPVVDVPALETLLARAADEHGAHRLRLAGGGTFGDRVLWAGIAGEVWALRRLAEAVREALPQVGIESDQHGFHPHLTLARAGSSHGQRRAERRSAVGELQAMAAALEEFRGTEWEAAELHLMSSERGFGPARYRTVASWPLARWEA, from the coding sequence ATGAGACTCTTCGTGGCGGTGAACCCGCCGACGGCGGCGATCCAGGAACTGGTGGACGCGGCCGCACCGCTGATGGACATGCCCGGCGCCGACCGGCTGCGCTGGAGCGAGGTGGCCGGCTGGCACCTGACGCTGGCCTTCCTCGGCGAGGTGCCGGTGGTGGACGTGCCGGCCCTGGAGACACTGCTGGCCCGGGCCGCGGACGAGCACGGCGCGCACCGGCTGCGGCTGGCGGGCGGCGGCACCTTCGGCGACCGGGTGCTGTGGGCCGGGATCGCGGGGGAGGTGTGGGCGCTGCGGCGGCTGGCGGAGGCCGTCCGGGAGGCGCTGCCGCAGGTCGGGATCGAGTCCGACCAGCACGGTTTCCACCCGCACCTGACGCTGGCGCGGGCCGGCTCCTCGCACGGGCAGCGGCGGGCCGAACGGCGTTCGGCCGTCGGCGAGCTGCAGGCGATGGCGGCCGCACTGGAGGAGTTCCGGGGCACCGAGTGGGAGGCCGCGGAACTGCACCTGATGAGCAGCGAGCGGGGCTTCGGCCCGGCGCGCTACCGGACGGTGGCCTCCTGGCCGCTGGCCCGCTGGGAGGCCTGA